A stretch of DNA from Sugiyamaella lignohabitans strain CBS 10342 chromosome B, complete sequence:
ATGACGATAAGGATAAAGGTGGAAATGATGACAATAGAGAGGATACTTCTGGACAGAGTTGGGGTTGGTTTACTTGGCTGTTTATTCTCATTGTATTAGGCTTTTCTGCCTACGTGGTGGGGAGTGCTTGGATTAATTATAACAGATATGGTCTATCTGGAGTAGAACTTCTGCCACATTCTGATGCAGTTCGGGATATCCCTTATCTTGTGCGGGATTTTGCCAAAAAGATTGCGAATACTTTTGCAGGAGGCACTTCTCGGGGCGGATACAGCGCTGTCTAGTACTATGTAATAAATCTGATTCGTAACGTGtttcaagttcttgttTTCCCAGTAATAGTTTATTTCTGGTGCCTccgggctctgcccagACCATGTAATAACCATATCAGAAATACTGGGTGAAGGAGCTCGTTTATTGCAATATTAATTACTACGGCTCATTAGCTCGCTGATCGCATTATTGACATTTTTAAACGTATTCTCAAGGTATTGCTGCTTTTTTCCAAGAGCAGAAATCTGCTCTTCTACgtctttcttttccttttcaagTGACCTAGTGTAAACTCCAGCATCGGTTGCAACAAACATTTTACCAATGCCTTTCCACACAGTCGTACTTTCTGGATCAGATACTTGTTCCTTTAATTGAGCAGTAGTTGCCTCAATGAGTTTAATCTCTCTCTTCTTGGATCCGATTTGAGAGTGAACTAATTGCAAATCAGCCTGGGTGCGAGCGTATTTCTCTTCCACCTCAGCCATAATCTGATAGTTAGAACACCTTCTAACACTATCTGTATATATCTGACAATTACAATGAACAGGGCCAATAATGCAAGCCTTCTGTGGGTTTACTCACCTTTTGAATCTCAGCTGACGAcattttgaatatatttgatCCACAGTAGACAGATAAGTTCGATACTTTAGCCAAACGGCTTAGGACTTGGTTGTACAAAAAGAGCACGTTATGCATGTTCACCATTTTATATCTCTACAACTGCACTGCTGCGTACTAATGCCAATTCAGatcaaattgaaaaatgtaTAGCCTTCATCGAAATTTCGTCAGACTAGGGTTAAGAAGCTCGTCTAGCAGGACTGTTGGAACTACTCTGTCCATTCGGGCATATTCTACCCCTGAGTCTAATGTTCTCACTGAGACAAATAGACTTGAAAAAACCCTTGAAAAGTTTTGGACTAAAGTGGGAGTGTCACAATATCAAGGAAGCGAGGATGGCTTATCAGGTCACGTTATAACTTTAGATTCAAAACCTATTAAAACCCCCTTGGGATTTCCTTTGGTGGTACCCGAATATAAACAAAGCAGTGCAGCATTGGCGCACTTAATTGCCCAAGAATGGTCGTTGCTGTCGAACTTGAAAATTAAAAGACATAATCTTCCGATTACGGGTCTTGCTTCAAGGGCCGTTGATCTTCAATACTCTCCGGAGGGTGTACAGGAGATTGATCGTACGATTGAATTACTGCTGCCATATTTGGATACTGATACTTTGATTACTTTCGCTCCGCATAAGGACTGCGATGGAACATTGAGACCAGCTCAGGAAGAGCTTTACTGGCCCGTTATTAAGGAAGCAGAAAAGTTTTGGGACGTAAAGCTTAATGTATTAGATAGTGAAACCACCTTGTTCGGTAGCAAACAATCTCTAGAAACCCGTCAAAAGGTTGAAAACTGGTTAAGGTCTTTGGACATTTGGCAGTTCACTGCTTTGGAAAGGGCAACGACAGCTGCAAAGTCCCTAATCGCTGGTATGAATATTGTTACGCATAAAAGAACGCCCGACGAAGTAGCTAAGCTTGTTAATTTGGAAACAACTTTTCAAACCGAACAATGGGGTGAAGTTGAGGATACCCATGATGTTGAACATGCTGATATTCGAAGGCTGCTAGGAAGCGCTTATATTTTGGCCAAATAGGGCGCTTGTAACCATATTGGCTACTGTAAATAGTTGTGAAAATCTGAGAATTAATGCAAATCATTTGTGAATTCGAGTGCAAGTGGGTCAATTAGGATCTTTGTTgtatataaaaataaatatgtatATTATGAGATAAGTTGGTCACTGGTGAGAAGCTCAAAGACATATGACGCTTCTTTCTCGCCTTTGAATTGTAATAAATTAGTGATGTCACTATCCGACTGTCCTACAAGTCGAAGAGAGATACCTACTTTGCCAACTCGCTTAAAAAACGTCCCACTAATATCCTTCTCGTATATTATAGGGTCTGGCAAGTTACTGATCTCCCTGACAAGAATCGTTTTAGAAGTCGAATTAGGAACCGAATATACGCTAAGTCTTGTCAATTGTCCATCCTCTGGCCATTGTCCGTCTTCCAGTTTTTGAATTAGTTTGCATCTTAGGTTGTTCAATAAGAGTAACTCAGCACCGTCAGATATAGGGCTACCACTGGACGTATTTGGATTGAGCTTAGAAGGAACAAACGGTAAATGCAAAGGAAATTCTGTGCTTGTGGGAGATCCTGAAACAGGAGATGGGGAGCCACTTCTAGGAGCAATCAATGGTGGGCGAAGCGTATACTGTTGGAATTGAGCCCCGTTTTGGGTCGCCACAGCTGATGAAAGACTTCCAAGAGACGAATCTCTATCATTTAAACTGGGCGGACCATGGAGATGGCTTTCATTGACACTGTTAAACAAGGGTTGATTCTTTAGGTCTTTACGAATTGCAGCCCAGAACTTCTCCGCGGCCTCCACATCTTTAATACGGAACATGATAGTTCTATTCGGagatttgatttgaatatcATGGGCTGTCGATCTACGAACTTCATGGCTTGGAAGTAAATTCAATTCCAGCACTGCAACGTTGGTGCTTGGCCCAGCCAGAATCACTGCACCCTCACCATTCATATCTACTTGGGTAGAGAACTCCTTATTAGCAGTCAAGGATACCCACTTACCGTCCTTCCAAGTGGAAATGAGGGAATTACCCCGAAAGAGAGTAATGCTTCCGTTTTCTGCCTTTTTACGATTCCAGAATTCTTGAACAGAACAGGCTGGTGCTTGTTCAAGGCTGATCGAGTTGGAAGATGACTGATTTGACCGCGGTAAGGACCTAAAAGACATGCTTGATACACTTCCTTCCTCTATGGTCGAATTATTGGACTCCTCATATATAGCAGTAGGAAGTTTGGGAGAAGGTGCTGGAGACATCTCCTGGACGACTGGAGGGCCAGGAGATGGAGATGCTAATATGTCTTGAACAGTAGAATCATGAAAGCTCTCGTTTTCCTGTGGCGGAGTCAAGCCGATTATGTCAAATTCTATCTTGTTCCCTTTGCCTTTcttgattattttcttcAGGCTACCAGATACCTTTCTTACAAATCTTGAAGTTCCATTGAACTTCGGTGTAAGTGGTGTACCCTGAAGTTTCGAATTAGACGACTCTTGAGCAGGAATCCTCGCAATATCATCTCCAAATGATGGAATCTCACGATTACTCGGTGACCACGACGGATTACCATTACTAACGTGGTCTCTAGCCGTCAAAGGTAATGACATAGAACTTACGTTGTTATTATCTGAATTGGAGCGGGGTATACTTGGAGAGTCGCCACTGTCActctcatcatcagaatcatcatTGGTCCCTAAGACATACATTGAATTAACCATTCTACTGTTACCAGCTCTAGGactgccagatcctcttcGTAGTAACATATTTCTAGCTCTTACTGCCTCATTTTCTTCGGACGGGCTAACATCTCTAGAGTTGGAAAGAAGCGGCCGTTTATCGGTTGAAATAATGCTGGCCTCATCACTTGGAGATAGTACTAATCGTCGTTTTTCGTTAAGAACGGGGAGAGGAATTTCAGGTGGGGCCGATGAAGGTTTGGCACTTAACTTTTCAAGTGAAGCATTTGACATGGAAAGATAAAGAGAGCTTGTATTATTTCCTTGGACGGCCTTGCGAGCAACCTGCTTTCGCTTAGTGGGAACAATTTCAGCTAAGCCGACATTTTTAGTTGGTGTAGTCTCCGGAGTTGGCAGTTGAACGGTCTTCTCAGCCTCCTCTGCTTCGCTTTCTCTTCGAATTTGAATTagtttctgttctttctcAAAGATTTCCTTCTCGATCTCTTTTCTAGTCTGTTGAGCTTTCTTGAGGCGGTCTGTGGATAAActatttgatttgtttgatagTACTGGTGTATCGTCTATTGGGACATCAGTTGCCTCAAATTCTGGGTCAAGGAACTCTTTGAGTTGGTCCATTAACGATGGTGTTAGCGGTACACTCAACCGATTCATAGAGGGAGGTTTTGGCAACAACCCATCTGCGGGGGGAGAAGGCGGTAGGTTTCCAAATGTAATACCAAGACCAGCCGAAAAGCCACCCTCTCTTTTCACAGGCGTAGAATTCATATATTCATTCGAGAATAATTGCGAGAGTTTCCAACGCCAGGCCCTGATTCTGTTCCCATCTGACGAATGTAGTATGATCTTCTTCGAGGGAGCAACTGTGTAGGTATTTAAAGATATGGTAGATTCAGACAACTGTTGGCTATTCTCGTAAACAATCTCTCCAACTCTAAAAGAAGGAAACATCAGCGCTCTGCCCGGATATTCGAGACTACAAATAGCTAAATCTGTCCTCTCGTGATCTACTAGCAAAAGTACCTCAACGGCAACTTTTGTTTGAGACTCCTTGCAGTGGTGTATATCCATGCTGAAACAATCGCGGAGAATTATCTTTGAGACATCGAACCCGCCTGAAACAGGCAATAAGCTGTCAAAATCACGTACTTTggagaaaataaaagtatTCTTGTCAGCATTTTCCAGTTCCTCTGCGAGCTTTGTCTGTGAGTTATTGGTCAGGCTATGAATAAGCCCCGCGCCAATTGATGAGCTATGGTGATTTTCGATGTTTGTGAGGGTTTTGGCAAGGTATGACAGCCTAGATAACGGCCGCTTTTTCAAATAGGCCAGCTGGTCGCTGTCTTCCAGCGAGTATGTGTATGCCTTAATATAATGGTGATAACATGGAGCAGCTTGCAAAATCTGGAATAGTTAGTTCGCCAATGTTCGAAAAAATTTCACATTTGGAACAATGTTTCAAACAATCTTCAGAAACTACTCACCCAATTCGGTAGTCCGCTGATTGTATCTGGTAGTCTAATATGCAATTCTCGTAGGGAGTCAACTATTCTATAAAGTTGACTGCCTGGCTCTATTCTTGATCTTAGGTCAGAGAGGTCATTTATATAGACTCTATCAGTATTTCGAAGCTCGGCTAAGTAGATGATGGCCTCGTCACGGTCGAGATTACCACTGTTGTTACCAAAATTCGTCCCTTTCTTTGGCTCGGTAATTTCCATATCTGGGGTGGGTTTTCCTGGAAGGTCGAATGTGACCACTCTTGTTTTCAGAGCCATAATATTGGGTTGTATGGGAATATGTTTAGTTCGACAATACAAGAGACGCTAAACAGCTACATTGGCCATCCCACAGTATTTATTCATCTACCTTGAACCGCTATCTATACCGCCGCCATCCACTGTTAATTCCATTATAGCTGTGAGTTCCGATTATTAGGGCCAAGTACGTTATACATTTTtagttgatgatgaatctAGGGGTCGTCGTGCAGAGATCTACCGAATAGGAAGTCTACTGGAACGAAGGAGAGTGGTTAAAGTTGCATATCACTACTTAACATAGCAACTAAGTGCATGAAATGCTTAGTCTACCTGTCAAGCACTAGACTTCATACAGTAAGTAGGAGGTGTTTTTATGCACAGTCAAGCAAGGGGTAGATGGGAATGTCAAGATAAAAGAGGTTGCTTGTAGAAAAGGCTGGATATAATGACGATCATCCACTGACTTGTACGAATCGGCTCTGGGGTTATTACTACGCCTTGGACATTGAcagtaaacaaacaacGGCTTGGAACGCATATGTATGCCGCCTGAGTATCGAACAACCCAGAGCATTCAGATTTTACGCTGGCTTGGTAcaagtattttttttaaaagaCGTCTCAAGGTCGGCCCTCTTTTCGCATCTAGCTCAGAAATTTTAGTTTTCCTCCAAGCTTACTCGAACAATAGGCTACACGGCAGATCTTGAACTTTAAAAACTACACGAAGTTGGCGTTAGTTTTGAGGAGTATGCAGTAAAATAGACCTCTGCAGGCAAAATGCGCCGTTAGGGTTGCCATAGAGATTTGTTTTCATACTGATAAAACCACGCCAGTTATTGAGCACCATATAAATCGATAAATCGATCGGAAATTTACACAACATCGAGACCGATAGAATAGATTCCAGGAATTTAAGAAAGAGTAGCATCATTTGTCCAGCATATCGGTCCGAACTGGTTGTAGACCGAAGAGCACTTCCgcccttttttttttttctgccTTAGTTGCTACCTTAGTAAGAgcgcagcagcagcagcagcagcccgCCTCAGACAACCGCTGCCCTTCCCTGTGGACTAGCCCTTAGCGTGCCATAGCGTGGTGTGCTTAATTAGGATTCAGTTGCACTAGCCAGATAAATACCAATTAACGCGATTTTTAATTTGGCGCCTTCCATTCTTGACGCGTTTCTTCTAGTCAATTGAGTTCACTACAGGTCCCTAATATATTGGCTTCTCATTGCACACGTGATATATTGCACGTGACGGTTCAAGATCGCGTTGCCTTCGGAACATATTCAGGTTGACTACATGAACACGGATGCTATTGGACGCAATATGGGAGACAAAAAGCAGGCTGTCACAGACCTAGCGAACTCTTTGGAGTCGTTCAAAACAAGTACCACAAGTGCTAAGCACAAGACTTTGGTTGGTCATGAAAGGCAGACCGCATTGAATGCCGAGCTTGACCAGGTACGACAAATTAATGGTTTAGTTCAAGATGTTCTCCAATCTGTTAACCATACTAATTCGAATCTTGAGAGTGCTCTGATAAGCTCTACGAATTCTAATCAACTATTAGATATGTGGGTGCGAATTCTTTCTCAAACCGAGCATACGCAACGGTTGTTGAGTAATAGAAATTGGCAGGGACAAACAAAAGACGAGCAGCTTATCGCTGAGAGGGCTTTGGAAAAAGCTCGTCAGGAGGAACTTGAGCGGCAAAAGCGTGAACAACTCCGTCAATTAGAATTAGAAAACCAACGTCGTGAACAGATACTTGCCGAAAAGAGGCGTgctaaagaagaacttcttcAAAAGCGCATATATGGAAAACGGGCGCCGTCTGTTCCTATAACATCTGCCACATCCGCTGGTACAGGATCCACTAGAAGAAATGCTAGTGGTTTGACTGGAAATTCAGCACTGAATCAGAGACCGACTCGCCCAAACAGACCTACAGAGGAAACAAATAGCTCGTCACTAAACTCCACTAGCCGTATTCGACCACCAACGGGGATTACAAGATCGAGATATATTTCATAATTTGTCTTTCCTTTTGAattcttttctctttgtACATTTGACGACGCCTCCGACTTTCCtgcatttattttttcctttATAACTGGAACCGAGCTAATTATATAGCCTCCTAATTTTCttataaaatatttattgagtTCTTGCTATTTTATATCGTTTTTCGAATCCCCTTCAAATACCCCCTGAAATTCTTAGATAAGTTACTAGACCCTTACCGCTATCACTTGTTAACCAGGCACTACAATTCAGCCACAACCCGTTCACTATAAAGGGTGCTTAGATAGTAAATCGCGTGTCTTGCGTCCATTTGTGTACTCCCAACCGCTACCCAACTATCTGCACCCACTATCCGGCCGTGTGTTGTTTTCTCCCTGAAAACAGGGGCGCGTCAATAAGCGACGGTAAATTCACACAAACACAACATCCCCTAAAACATaccattgaaatcagacATATCACTCGCAACTGCCAAATACTTATAAAACGAATTATACAGCATTTGTGGGTTTTATTAATTTCAAACAATGCGTGAAATTGTGTCCATTCAGTGCGGTCAAGCTGGTAAGTTTAAGTTGCGTGAATCTGTTTTATCTCCGAGGTCCACGACATAAATACTAACTCATTCTCTAGGGTATGTTTTGAACCTGTT
This window harbors:
- the ATP12 gene encoding Atp12p (Assembly factor for the F1 sector of mitochondrial F1F0 ATP synthase; conserved protein; required for the assembly of alpha and beta subunits into the F1 sector of the mitochondrial F1F0 ATP synthase; mutation of human ATP12 reduces active ATP synthase levels and is associated with the disorder ATPAF2 deficiency; GO_component: GO:0005739 - mitochondrion [Evidence IEA,IEA]; GO_component: GO:0005739 - mitochondrion [Evidence IDA] [PMID 16823961]; GO_component: GO:0005739 - mitochondrion [Evidence IDA] [PMID 1826907]; GO_function: GO:0019904 - protein domain specific binding [Evidence IPI] [PMID 10747017]; GO_process: GO:0033615 - mitochondrial proton-transporting ATP synthase complex assembly [Evidence IPI] [PMID 10747017]; GO_process: GO:0033615 - mitochondrial proton-transporting ATP synthase complex assembly [Evidence IMP] [PMID 2142305]; GO_process: GO:0043461 - proton-transporting ATP synthase complex assembly [Evidence IEA]); this translates as MYSLHRNFVRLGLRSSSSRTVGTTLSIRAYSTPESNVLTETNRLEKTLEKFWTKVGVSQYQGSEDGLSGHVITLDSKPIKTPLGFPLVVPEYKQSSAALAHLIAQEWSLLSNLKIKRHNLPITGLASRAVDLQYSPEGVQEIDRTIELLLPYLDTDTLITFAPHKDCDGTLRPAQEELYWPVIKEAEKFWDVKLNVLDSETTLFGSKQSLETRQKVENWLRSLDIWQFTALERATTAAKSLIAGMNIVTHKRTPDEVAKLVNLETTFQTEQWGEVEDTHDVEHADIRRLLGSAYILAK
- a CDS encoding DASH complex subunit DUO1, producing the protein MNTDAIGRNMGDKKQAVTDLANSLESFKTSTTSAKHKTLVGHERQTALNAELDQVRQINGLVQDVLQSVNHTNSNLESALISSTNSNQLLDMWVRILSQTEHTQRLLSNRNWQGQTKDEQLIAERALEKARQEELERQKREQLRQLELENQRREQILAEKRRAKEELLQKRIYGKRAPSVPITSATSAGTGSTRRNASGLTGNSALNQRPTRPNRPTEETNSSSLNSTSRIRPPTGITRSRYIS